Genomic segment of Lagopus muta isolate bLagMut1 chromosome 3, bLagMut1 primary, whole genome shotgun sequence:
TTCCCCGTCCTTTTATACTTTGGGAAGACCCAAGGAATTCTTcccagttaaaaataaaataaaacccaatagaaatatttatcagaAATACATAATAGTAGTATTAAACCTAGCAAACCACTATGAATGACAAAatgtttaagaaagaaatgagatttctttttagACAGAATTTAGAAGGTAACTAATTGATACTATGATTTTATGCAAGGTTATTGAGTTcttaaacataattttttttcaagtgtacctaattttgaattttcaaCCTATGATATTTCATTAATCAATTAGCATCATAAGTTTGCTTCCAATGTTGGTTATTACTGTTTATGGCTTGAATTACAGATAGCACTTTGTCTTGTATGAGAATGTAGCGTATGTATGCATCTCTAAAATTGAAGTGCAGCCATAATATTTGCATAACTGGTAAAAATCACCTGCTATGCTGCACTGAAGCAAACTCCCCATTAACAGCCGGAAAAATGAATTAGTTAAGAGTGCAGAACTGTGACAACAAAATGTTGTCACAAACTTTTTCATTGTTGTGTATTCTGAATGCTCATATCTGAAGAGGctgatgcaaaataaataagggaTGAGAGGCAGCTGATTCTGATGTATTGGGGTTTCATGTTCTTAAGAGCTAGCTTTGAGTTTAAACAGTTTAAACTCATGAATGCTAAAAGATTTGTaaatttagtaaaaaaaaaaaaaaaaaaaattgccattaAACTCAAGGTAGGAAAttattatacatttttttatgtATCTTTATATAAAAAGTTACAAGTAGCAAGCATATGACACAGAAATGGAACAGTAACAGCAACAGTTGTGAATGCATGCTTTTTACAATGTGTCTAATAAAGAGATTTTTGCCAACTCAAATATTCAGTAACATACATGCAGATTATTTTCTCAATGTCAAATTCAGCCATATTGCTAGATGCTTATCCAACAAACATTTCTATTGAAGATGAGCTGCTAAATACCTGATTTTAATAAATTGTTCCTGAAATTGGGAATTTTACTTGCaatgaaaagaagagagaaatagaaaaagagaaaggactGATAAGCATAATGATGAAAGTCTTATTGCCATCTAGTGATTTTACTCAACACTGTTTGCTGAATTTTGTCATGATATGAGAATAGCTGGTCAGAGAGTCCATAAAACCTCTAGCTGGTGTTTCCAAGGTCCATAGTTTCACATTTCATTGTAGCATGTTCAAAATCACCCAGGTGCGCACTATTCTCAAGAACTCTATATAATGAAAACAATGTACATACAACAAAAGTTCAGTGTAACTCTTCTTCCACATATCACACAACATACATGTAGataacagacaaaaagaaatatatcaaacaaaataaatctaagaaaaaaaaataaagtagggACAGTCTCAGCCAGGAGCTAACTTCTTCTTCAAGTTTGCTGCAaatcttaaaatgtatttaaaaactaaGGAGCACTTGGTGGCCAGCAACCAAActagaaaagaaacatattATTGTGCAATGGGGATTTTTGCTAAAGAAGTAAGAAATGTCTTAGGTTTGGATAAAGgcagtgaaatgaaattagAAACATGTCCACTCTCTCTTTCTGACAGCTGAAGTAATTCACTATAGATTTTTCCATTCAGTTCACATGACtctataaatatttcttctctgaaagcaaaaaaaggttaaaatatgtaaaaatacgTACATGTAAACAtgtacatgcatatatatgccTATACATATAGACATACATAAATTGGCAGACTAACAACTATAACTTTAATATACAAAAATGAGGTGGTGTTTAAGAGTTGATAAGaaattacataaaattaaaCGCCTAGGAAAAggctcagaaataaaatttaatttccaaCGTTAACATTAATTCTAAAGAATTTCTAAATTTATCTGCACTCCCataattttttcccctgacaCTTAACAAGATTAAAGagtaaaataaactgaaaacaattatttcctaTCTTCATGGCATGGGTTAAACTGATAAATTTCACATAGTTTCACATAGAAAGActctaaattttattttcataaacaaaaaattaataaaacactGGAGCCACGCTAAGCATCTCTTTTCATGATGTGTTTAGAATGCAGGTTATATTTAGATGAAAGATTATACTTAGCTGATTCTAGAATCAATCATAAGAATTTAATAGTTATTGTTTTAGTTCACAGTGCTAAACTAATCATTTATCTGATGTTTAGTTTTCTCTGTATTCAAACGTACATCTCTTTCTATGCAAAGATTTCTATGAGGTGGTGTAGAAACTGGGAACTAACAGACATTTCAACAatataacaaataaaatgaaatgcaacagaTGGTTCATTTGTTGTACAGGTATGTTTACTTACCTCAGGTTTGTCTCTTAGACCCTAGTTGTGTTGTACTCAGACTCATGTTTGCTTAGAGACCCAATGAGGCAGAACCTGGAATGTTATGGctatttcattcaaaataataatgtttgcatagaaaaaaagaaatatatgcatatagATACTTAATAGAGAGTACATATTGATTAGCTGTTCAATATTCATGAAGTAATTTACACTGGCATGCAATTAGATTAAGATAACttctttttaagagaaagaaatgccttAATGTGCAAAGAAAATATGGAGAGCATGTAAACAGTCACAAGAAGTGCATAAATAATGCAtgcaagagaaaacacaaatatttattaaaagtttctgtttgcttttccaaataaatgGTTCAtatctcttttcccttttctctctacTTGTAAACTTTTAATAGTTTATATTTACAGTCGTTTAGAGTGCAGTATACAATAACCtaacttttctattaaaaatatcgTGCTTGATATTTTCACcgattaaaaagattttttttaactacattcttatatgtaaatatatgagCATTCTCTATTTGCTACACTGTCTCATAAttaatatatgtttatataaaaaaaatacactgtgaTAGTGGAACACATACATTAATGTTATGCAAATATTGTCACTCACTTCATAAAAGATACTATTTCATGGGTTTCCTTACTGCCCGTCTCCTTGTTCTGTCATGTGTCATAatgaataaatgtatttttgttgttgcattGATTTAGAAATGTTAGACCAATAGTGGACAAAATTCAACGCCACTTCAGTTTCAAGGAAACCATATGCATGTGGCTATTTCAAAAGCTAAAATTAGACAAAATCtttggttttttaaaaaaaatgtacctGTTCTCTGTTGGCTTGTGTGTGCACGCATGTGGGCatgtaaataaaacagtgaaagaaagataTTGGATTTAAAGCTGAAACTGAGATGCAGAAGCCTCCATGAAACTGGAGCAGAGATGAGAGACAGAGAGTGATAACAGATGGCATGTGCTgtcaagaaacagaaatttaagcaataaacagagaaataaaagaatatgcctttactggaaaaaaaaaaaaaaaaagtgaatatgtTTGGGCAATCAAGTCCTTACACAACAGTCTTCATCAAAAATCTATTGATACTGACCGCTGAACAGCTTTATCATGTCTTGACAGCCTGTGGCTTGTAGTTGGTACCTCTTCAATTTCATCTATCTCACACGCATCTGCAGCATCTTGTGAGTAGCTATGCTTCATGACAAGGATATTTCTCCTGTTCACGGGCTGAATGAGGGGTTTTACAGGCTGGGGTTGTATTTCTGTCAAGACAGAAGCATCTCTTGTGCTGAGGTTACTACGGCTGCCCTTAGTGCTAGACAGTTGTGATCCACAGTGATGGTCATGAATGCATTTTGAAGATGATCTCCGCAGTTTATGATAATTTTCAAAGTCATCTGCAACATCAGCAAGGTCAGCTGTAGTCCCTGTCCCTCTGAGGGTGCATAACTCATAATGAGGAGGCTCAAACACCTCCTGGAACACTGTTTGATCAaagtctgttttcctttggaCAAATTTTTTACGAGGCTGCTTGATCTGTACTATCACAGAGATAACAATGAGGATGATGACAATGCAAGAGGTCACCCCAATTATAGTCCCACTGGTATTGGTGAGTTGGTCCAATAggttagcttttcttttttctgtgtgcaatgaagaaaagaaataaacacagaattaaTTTCATATCAAGATTAAAAACAGCCATTATGTGTTCACAGATCACTGCAAAGCCACGCCTAGACTATGTCTAAGTTCACATAGTTGGTCTTACTGgggaaaagtgaaaaggaagaaatcaggTACTTGTGCAAACCAAATAAATAACACGTAGGTCCTCCAATTGGCCCCACACTTGGTTAGTGCTTTATTCAGGGTATATTATAATCTTAGCtagctgaaatatttatatgcttgtttaatagaaaaagcaaccacaataagaaataaatggaTTTAGTGCCATCTCTGAACTCTATTCACCTGCTAAAGCCCCCATGTCAGATGCAAAATTTCTGttatttactcttttttccAGTAAATACATGCAGGTGGAACATTAAGATTAATGAAACAGCAAGTTTTTACAGGTtctagaaataaattctttgcaTTGGGAACTTTTTTGAACTACTGTTATTTATGAGCTAACTGGGGACTGTTGATAGTCAATGAAAAGCTAAGTCAGGAGAAAATAGAAGAGCTATTCAAACTGAGCTtccagaaaggggaaaaaagaaaaaagaaaagaaaaaaaagagagcaggTTATTTATTTTGGTTGTGACCTATTACTTTCCAGAACATTACAAAAGATGTATAAATGCTCAAAGCTGATCAGAGCTATGATGCTTTACTCAAGGTCTGCCAAGAAGCTGGCCAGAAAATTTGGTGTTtagaatgaaggaaaatatgcaataaaataatacagagaaaaaaaaatcactctagTGTTCTGTATGTTCTTCTGTTATTTAATTTCGAACAGCTGATGACACCTGAGACAGTGACAGAGCCAAGCTGAAAGCAGTCACATCAGCTTCTCACAGGCACATCAAAATTGACAACTGTGATTAAGTTTCAATACCCTATCTGGTGTTATTTTTCTATCAACTTAAAACATACCAAAGAACATAATAAAAAGCCTTTGAAATGAAAGTCACTGGCCCCCAAATGATAAAATCCAGCTCTTTATAATCTTCTTGATACgcaaaatgaatttttcagtaCTCCCCATTGCCTACTCTTATAGATCCATTTGGGGTTTCTCTAACTGACTGACAAAGCCTGTAGGGAAAGAACAGATTTAGAAAAAGCAATGGAGCAGCAAACAGTTGTTTTTGCAGGAACCATCAAACAGGATGGGATACAAGCACAGGgcccaacaaaaaaaatatttggcatGTGAAAGATGAAAATCATTCTGGAAATTAGAGAGGGGAAGGTTTTCTATTTTCGTCTGTGCTGAAGAAGCACAGTTCTTCCCTggttgtttatttctttgaagaatattttttgatGTCACAATTTTGTCATGTTCCTTTGAAAcatgatttcatttattttttatcctgctgcactgcttgtCAGGCTTTTACAGACTTCAGCAGACTCACAAGCTGATGGCTAATCCCCATaattctgaattttttcttGATTGGTTCCTAAATTTGGCATTACTCATGTTTTAAGGAACAAATCTGCTGTagcagaggagggaaaaaaaaaagaagcagcagaccATACCCTGGATCTACAATGCAAGTTAGTTAAGCTCTTTCTTATGAAGACAACACAGATGCTGGCTTCTATGGAGACACAGAGCAATATTTAGAAACTTTGTCAACACCTGATTGGGAATATCAGTTCCTGCCTATGAAACAGACATGATGCCTGTGCTTATTCTTGCACTTCAATTTCACTAGGCAATGATAAATGGATCTGGATGCTTTTTAATGCTGCTAATTTCAGTTCAGCTATGCTGTTTGCTTTTAGCCCACCTGGGCTATTGTTGGCATGACATGCAGCTAGCAGACACCTGCTTATGCATATGCTACTCCACTGCATAGGCAACTATATCAAAGGAACCAAAAGATTACTATTAATTAACTTTTATATTGTACAGAAACCAAATGGTCATAGAGCCTGCCAGAAGGATataacaaacacaaacaagcaccaaacaaaacaaatgcaaacactgaaagcaaaatccaCAAAGattttcagctctgcattttaATCTGCTGTCTGATGCATGCTGCCCTTGAATTACATTTCATGAGCCTTGATCAACCTGAAACATACTTAACAAGAAACTAAGGAGAACATGCTGTATTCCATGTGTCTGATAAACTGACAGTTTCAATTCTACACATTACCTTTGCAGTGGTTTTCATCCCAAGGATACACACAGTTCTGGAGTCCATTGCAGACCAATGTATTATTAATACACATATTACTGTGGCAAAAGAAAGTGTTGGCTTCACAAGGggctaaaaacaaaaataaaaagctgataTTAAATAGTAAATCATTCAGTTCTTTACAACAAGTATATGAAGGCTGTATCATAACCACCTGTACTAGGAGAAAGCTGTACAACACAGGTTCCTTAAGCATATTTAATATCTGACATACACTATCAGCAGCACTCAAGTCACACACCATTTATTACTCCGGAGCAACAGATTTTCACTTTTGACTAAGACAGATGGACTTCTTCACCACAGTTTAACTCTGATGGCTGCAGTGGGTTGACACCTCATATATTGATGGGGGGGTCACTGGTGTGTAATCAACATAGTTTTAGCCACATAGATCCAAAACACAGTACTTTATGAGCTAATAAGGAGAATGTTGACTATATCATAGCTAGATCCAGTACAAGTCAAAGAATTCGTTTCAAAGTTTGTTGTAGAAACTCCAATTTTAGAAGAAACCTTGCATGGCTGAAGGAAGATACATACTTTAGTGCTTGTATCAATGATATCTGAACCCTTATactcagagaaaataaaactattaaaaaagaagctaaaaagaaagattgcagtaaaaaaaaaagtatcctaTTAGCCACACATGaagattaaaaacagcaactgtCATCAGTGTCCTTAGAGCTCACAATTTAAGGGAATCATGCAGGATTAAAGCTTTACTGAAGAACAAACTTTTACAATGGTGGCAGCTTTGAGGTCATCAATAGGAACTGGACCTGATTCTCAGGTATTGGGGTTATAAAGATAGTATTGCAAAATCATTTAATATAGTAAACATAATTCACTTctcatatttcttttaattaaataataataaaaaaaagccaaatcttCTTCATTATGGAAAAAAGCTACACAATTTATCGGTGTGAAATCAACAAAAATGAACTCTttatgcaattttattttagctCAACCCCAAACCATTATTATATTTCCtaaagaaaagtttttaaaaaataacttaaGAACCTGCTAATCAAAAAGCAGTTATGATGTtaaagcacttttaaaaatacttcatataGTAAGATATATTTGCACCGTGGAGACTGGTTGAGAGCAGAAGACTGCTTCAGTGGTTTGCTATGGACAATGCAAAGgcttt
This window contains:
- the NETO1 gene encoding neuropilin and tolloid-like protein 1 isoform X4, which codes for MDSVQKILCYKAASAAPRQCIELHFDEKYSIEPSWECKFDHIEVRDGPFGFSPIIGRFCGQQNPPMIKSSGRFLWIKFFADGELESMGFSARYNFTPDPDFKDLGVLKPLPGFIFLIFCYLVCEFEMGGPEGIVESVQIVKEGKASETEAVDCKWYIRAPPRSKIYLRFLDYEMQNSNECKRNFVAVYDGSSSVEDLKAKFCSTVANDVMLRTGLGVIRLWADEGSRSSRFQMLFTSFQEPPCEANTFFCHSNMCINNTLVCNGLQNCVYPWDENHCKEKRKANLLDQLTNTSGTIIGVTSCIVIILIVISVIVQIKQPRKKFVQRKTDFDQTVFQEVFEPPHYELCTLRGTGTTADLADVADDFENYHKLRRSSSKCIHDHHCGSQLSSTKGSRSNLSTRDASVLTEIQPQPVKPLIQPVNRRNILVMKHSYSQDAADACEIDEIEEVPTTSHRLSRHDKAVQRFCLIGSLSKHESEYNTTRV